TCCCTGTTTCCCCTCCATTTTTTAGCTTGTTGGCACAAATGGTGTGCTGAATATTGACAGTAAACTTCGTCTCCAGCTCTTTTGCCCTCCACATCGGGCAAAGAGCCAACCTAAAACAGTTGAGGTGGTTGAATGGTGGAGAAAGTACCCAAGAACCAAATATGCATCTACCCTTTATGTTACAGTAAAAGGCATTAAACTCCCTGAGCATGTAAGTTAGCTGCTACTGTGTAGTTGCTGGAAGGTTAATAAATCTTCATATGTACATGGATGGATTAATGGATGGAGTATGTTGTAGCTGAGCTGGTTATGTTATTCAGGTGGACCCTAGTATTCGGTCTATGATGGCACTGCAGGAGGAGAGAGGCAGCACCTCCTATAGTGAACTGCAGAATGAGATCACCAAGAGAAGTCTGACACAACCTCTAGACAGCAAACCTCCAATTTTGAGATGGAGCAGGCTGCCTGGTCAGGTTTGTAGAAGGGTTTAAACTGCTCCTATTACATACAAATAtacatgtttatatttttagccTGAACATGGGTAAGTACAGTAGCAAAGAGTGGCAGTCAAACAACTAAACAGAGTTTTACTGTTGCAGATCTGTCGAATTCCTAACAAGCCAATGCTGGCATTTCGTGGGGGTCAGATGGGCTGTTTCACAGTACTCTTTTCTCACGCTGGAACCATACTGGCTGCTGCTTGTGCTGACAAAGATGCGTTCCCTGTTGTAGGTAGGTCACATCTCATCGGTCTAAAAGTCCCCCTTCTAATGCTTTGTTGACTCCAACCAGGTAATTTCTGTGCTGTTTGTATGCCATGAACACCTCTTTGATGACTTCTGGATTCTCCCATGTctgtgcatatatatatttttaaaaaatcaggtaaaaaaaataataaaaaaataacgtGCTGTTGTTATTTCAGTGTATGAGATTCCCTCTGGCAAGGTTTTGGCTGCCTTCAATGGCCACCTCAAAATAGTGTATGATCTCTGCTGGTCCAGAGATGACCGCAGCCTTTTGTCTGCCTCCTCTGATGGAACTGTCAGGTAACTTTGTCTTTTACAATGTAAGATTAAATAAAAGTGATTAGAAGTGAATGAGGTGTCCCTGTTTCTGGTAGTGACTCAGTTTTTGTATAATCTATTATATTTTAGCTCTAAATAAAGTAAGTTAACTAAGTTGTAGTGTGTGTAATACATTGCTTTTTTAAGAAATTACCTCAACAATACTAGTGATGTTCTGAATTAAAAACTAGCAAACgcatttttctttatataaaatagtttttgtattttacatGGTTACCCTCAGAGAGTGGAATGTAGAGAGGCTTCAAGTAACAGCCCAGAAGGTGCTCCCTCATCCATCGTTTGTGTACAGTGCTCGGTACCATCCTACAGCCCAGAACCTGGTGGTAACTGGGGGCTACGACTGCCTGATACGAGTGTGGAGAGTTGATGTCGGTGATGTGAATGGCCAGCTGCTGCAGGAGTTTGAGGGTCACAGCAGTTTCATTAACACAGTTTGCTTTGACTCCGAAGGTACTGTAAGCCCTGTTATGGAAACATGTCcccgatgtgtgtgtgtgtgtgtgtgtgtgtgtgtgtgttgtcaggTACTGTGAGCTAGGAAAACTTGGAAGAAGATAAGAGTAAATGTAGTCTCTTAAAGAATGATGTCTCTTGTATATGTTTTAATGAATCTTGTTATTAATAGCTGTAAATAAAGTGGTGATTAATGTGAACTTTATGTATAGCTCTGTTTTTATAAATCCACTGGCTCCAATTTTTTCCCAAACATTCCTGCCAGTATAACCTTTATGCCAGACTGACTGGTTTGCTTTGACTTGCCTTggactattttttttctattattagAGTGGGTAACTGAGATTTAAATTTGTCTTAGACTGTTTACGGTCACTGTCATTTACTTCAACGCCCAGTTCAGAGAGAAGGAAAGCTGCTCTCTTTAAAGCAAAGAAACACTCAAAGCCAGCCAACTAATTCTGGTTTTGTGTCTATGTGCCACATGTGTGCCTTTCTGTGAAGGGGTGTTGTGTTTGGTTTTACTACTCTTTTATAATGAATGTGAGGCTTGTTCTCTTGTATATCTTATGCCATACCTGATGTTGTTTTCATTGTAAATAGGTCGAAGAATGTTTTCTGGAGACAACATGGGCCTCATAATTGTGTGGAAAACCTCAGTAAATGACAGCAGGCAGCGGCAGCAGCCATGTCGCCACTGGTGTATAGAGAGGGTACAAGAATTGATACTATTCACTGCACTTTATTTAGCTAATGTTAGTTTATggtcattttaaaatcctatgttTTCTTTTGGCAGAAAATTGATGAGAGTGATCTCAGTGGTATCCCCATCAACATGCTGCAGCTCCATCCGAATGGGCGGTGCCTGCTCATACATGCCAAAGACAGTGTACTGAGGATGATGGATTTGAGAATGTAAGACGAAATTAGAAAAGTATTGTGTGAAAttgtagaaaataaaaataaatagataaaaaatAGAGATATAATAAAGCAAAGTCAAATATTATAGTATTGTATTATACTTTGCATATAAATGAGGAGTAATTATTATATGTGTTTGGGCTTTCCCTCTAAGTCTGGCTGTAAAGAAATACACTGGAGCCATTAACTACAGAGAGAGGATTTACAGTACTTTTACACCATGTGGGAACTTCATCTTTTCTGGCAGTGAGGATGGGATGGCGTATGTCTGGAATACTGATACAGGTGAGCatgaaattgttattttttcctGTAACAAAGAAACTAGTCGGTTCTTAATGTTTTTGACAGTATTCTGCATAGTTGCTCCAGCCGTTTCTTTTCCCAGGTGATCAAGTTGCAGTATATTCAGAGCTTTGTTACCCCACGGCTCTCCACGGCGTGTCATTTCACCCCTACGAGAACATGGTAGCTTTCAGTGCCTTCGGTCAGAGCCAGCCTGTCCACGTGTACCTGTATGACCGCAaaggtttgtgttttctttgacaaaagaagaagttagTCAGTAGTATTGTACAGACTTGCACAGCTTTATTTCTGCCTTATTTTTCTCCTATTTTTTCTAGTTTCCCAGATGGAGGTGCGCAGTATAAAAGCAGCAAGCAGATCAGCTTCTGAAGATATCAAAAGTGTTATAAACACACCTGACCCTCTAGCTTTGCAGGACACATCTATTTCTGCAGCCATGGATCAGTTTGCCCAAGCAACAAGACTTGCACTGAAAATGCAGTGTGTGAAGGAACAACTGGACTCAGTTCTGGTAAATGCTCATAACGCTgtgttaatttttaaatgtagaGTGAAATAAGTGTGCAGGTAAATTAACTGAAATTCTTAGAAAAggattttacatatttttttcaggaACCACGTCAAAGATCTTCTGCTTCTGGATTCATTTATGAGCAAGGTACTCTAAGCAGTTTAGATGAGAAGGACTTTTTATAATTAGCTATATTATATTTGGTATTTTAACCTATTTTTCTGGTTTGCAGATAAATTAAGCAGTACTCACACAGGCCGGAGCTTCACATCAGATGTTGGCACAGTGAGTTTTTATCAATACTATATCAAAATACACACCTTTGTATACTGAAGCATTGCTGAGGTCACAGATGGTGAACAAGCTTTATGAGCCTTTTCTGTCAATattgattttgttttctgtaatcTGCCTCCAATCAGTTTATTGTTCAGTTGCCCTCAATGTGTTGAGAAGGGAAACCGCATAGAACCGGGTTTATATACTTTAATTGTAAACTCAGACATTTTTTCCCTTTGTGTAATATGCTAATCCCGCTCTGTgttcatttatattttcatatttgaaagaaatgtttagaTTTCTATTTAACCTTGATTTTAAATCGGTGTTCCTGACAGTGAGAATTGCATTAGAGGGTTTACATGAAATGCACAAATGtaaattttacttttattataaTGTAAGACAGAAAATTACAGCTATTTTGAATtgcattaattaatttattgcaCCTTAATgctgttatatatttatttattcatttttatttacagacaGGATTAAATGCCTCACTCCCACCTCCATCTCTCCTGTCACCACACTCCAGACTGAAGCTTACTGGAGCTCTGGCAGAGCAGCTTATCCCACAGGCTTCTCTGAGCACTCAGCCCCGTAAGTGGCTTTTTTCACTTAATCACACAGTTATTTGTCTTTAACCAGTGAATGGCTTCAATTGAGCTGTGTAACTGAATTCAAATGATTATGAAGATTATAACTGTGCTACGTACAACTTGGGCCAAGTCCTTTCAGCACTGGGCAGCATGTATGTTATGAATAGAAACACAGATGGACTGCTGGCAATTGTTACCCATCTCTTGAAGTGACTACTACAAACTGCAGTTACTGTAGTAATGTATAATATTTACCGTGGTAATACATAAaatattactgcaatttcaatTCTTGATATTTTTACTTATACTTTTAGGTGGGTTCAGTCCTGTCGGTCATCTTCTAAAAGGTGCTTCGTCTTTTAGACTACAGACGGTAAGATTTTGTAATGTTTCCAATTAATCTTAATGCTGCTGAGATAGGTAAGGACTGCAGTGGTGTCTGCCTGCTTGTTGCTGTAAGAAAGaagttatttccttttttccttgtCAGACTCTTTTTGACCACGTCTCTTCAGGGATCCACGTAGAAACAGATTGTGCACCTGTTCAGCAAGTAGTAAGTATCCAGTGTAATTTAAAGCTCAGTCACAGCCTTATTTCACACTTATTCAACTGTCCTACCTCTCTGTTCCATTCCTAGGTTGTTTCTCTTTATGATTACAAAGCAAATCGCTCTGATGAATTGACCATTCGCCGTGGTGATGTCATCCAAGTACTGTACAAAGACAACGAGAACTGGTGGTTTGGACGCCTTGAAAACGGGCAGCAGGGATATTTTCTTGCTTCTTACGTAGCAGATCAGAGTAGGTGGATTATCTTTTCTTGTGGtagatatgtttttaaaaattgtttataaaaatgataaaaacatgttattgttgTAGGAGATTACAATGAAGAGCTGACTCACATGGCTTTGTCTAAAGAGCCTGATGAGAGGTCAACACCTACTAGGGTAAGAGAACAAAAAAATCAAGAGTGGCGTCTGACTGGGATGTGGTCATTAATGTATTTTGGCTAAAAGATGAAGTGGGGGTGGAGTTTACATCTCATTAATTAATCTTTTTATACCCACTGTAGGCCTTTTGTCAAAAAAATTGTCAGCTTGATTTCATGTCAGcaacaaaaaagaagagaagaccgAAAAATATCAATATATTGCTCTGTGGTTCCTGGTTCTCCTTTTACATACTACAGCTACAACAACATTTTGAACAGCAGTGGTAGTCATCATTCCACCTTTTGTGCATGAAAATAAGAGATTTGGAAGAAAATATcagtttctgtatttttctgtcTTCTGATGCAAATCTAGCTGTAGCTACAACTTCCATGTTCTGTTGTAAGCAGCTATTTTGGCGAAACTATGACAAACCATGAGTCATTTTAAAGCCTACAGTGGGCAAGTGTCACTTTGATAGCttttcatttcctgttcccatgGGCCATCACTTTTTTCTTTATACTCATATCTCCCAGGTGTCTGCTGCTATTAGTTCTTCTGGAGAACTTAGGTTTCTTTCTGAGCCGACGCTTTCCGACACAGAACCTGAGATGGCAGTTACTAGGTAAGTGGCTCTCTTTGCTTCACTTCTAACTACTTCTAACTACACAGGCTGATGAAGCTGTATTGCGGTGGAGAGATATTGAGTGCTGATTGTGAAATACGTTTCCCCCATAGaagtagaagaaaaaagaaggtgAAAAAACCACGAGTCCCTGCAGCTTCCTCTCAAGCCACGTTTTCAGATGCAGATGCATCAGCGTCGACCAGTAGCACCAGGAGGATAGGCAGATCAGCAGGGCGACCTTTGCCAAAGAGGCCAACAGACCACACAAACGGTGCCTTTGAGCCTGATCCATAAACTCATGGAAACTAACAGCAACCGTATGTCTGCtttattctgatttttatttcagctgtgatgtatattttacattttttgtttgtaaatattttgttaGTTTTGAAAAGTCACAGTTTGTATTGCACCTAATACAGATTAAAtttgttaaatatgtttataaaaATATTGTAATTGTATAATGCtgataaacatattttttgtacATTGAATATTTTGAATAACTTATCCATGTAAGAAAACAGATAATACTGTGTAAACGTATGTAATATTGTAATTCCACTTGATTACCCTGGAAGAGATTTaaaagttttatatatatatatatatttcttcacaacattaaaaaaaatcctttatagttttatttccatttttataATAAGCAGTCTTTGCAGTCCCTTATATTGTCACATTTGAATGCTAATGTacaaaaaatgagtgaaaaaaccTCAATATCAGTGTTAAATAAATCTATAATTCAGGCAGAAAAGAAGGTAAAACATTCAACATTTCTAACTGCAGTGAAATCTGCAATAAATTCCCTGTTTGAAGAATTAGCACAGTATGAAAGGTTCATTACGACCTGTATAACTGTTATATAACATGATTTTTAGAGGTAATCGGATGTTGATGAAACATTTACATTCACCTTAAATCAGTACACTTGCACTGCTTTACTTTTAAGCCACTGGCCATAAAAACTCATTCTTACTAACCAAACTGTGGGTGGCTGGTGTTATTGTGTGTGAGTCATCATGGCAGTGTTGGAGAAACTATTACAAGGCAGTTTAAAGTACTTTGGcaggtgtttgtgtctgtggaTACCTGCATGGGAGTCTAACttgttgtttacattttaatgtgcaTGTTGTTCCCCAAATAAATGATCAAATATATCTGGGAACCCGTTGGGAATGCAGCTGGTCCCACTCCATGAATGTATCTAGCTTTTTTCTTAAAATACCTCTTAGGCAGTTCCCACTATAGCACATGCCCTAGGACCagataaaaataactaaaagacacaacattaaaacaataTCAGCCCGATAACAAATAATGACTGATAAGATGTTTAAAAAGTTGTGTAACTTGGAGCTGGAACACAGGATCATAGGAGAGGGGTTCTTTCATCTGCTTCTTGGCTGTTTTCTTGGACCCTTAAATTTAAACGTTTAAAAAAGAGTTACcatttttgctgttgttgcagACAgcacaaatgtttaaaaaaccccaaaataatTCTATTTAGAAGAAATTATAGATCTTGAGGTTATACATGTATAACCTCTGAGTAGCACAAATGAGTGTCACAGTATGGGAACGCCTCCTGTAGGACCTCATCAGAAGCTCAAATGCCATTATGCACCTGCCTATGTCAGGAGGGGCCATGGCCTCCATATATAATAGGCTGAAATAGTGTCACATGCCATTCAAAACAAGCtcaccttttttattttttatagagGATGGTCTGGTGAGACACTCATGCTACTCGGAGCACCAGGGTTATATACATAACCTTAAGTTCTCTTTCAAAGCATTTGTTTGGTGAACAAAGAACCTGTGCTGAGGACTGAATGCGCTAGGTTAGGTGCTGTCACATCTAGCTTGTAAAACCTAGCAAATGTGTGAGATGAGGCCCAGCATGGAGTTGCACACACCTCCTGGATAAAACTCCCTTAGAGAGAGCCTATAAGGTAGCCAGGCCCCAAGTGGAATGTGCATGGAGGCCACCTGGTAAAAGGCAGGCATTACTATTGGGGAACATGTACTGATAACCTTTGGGATGAAGATGAGGTCAAGATGGGCTGGAAAGCAGCTAAAAAAATCTCAGCCACCCAATGTTTCTCTTGCCAGCACAGGGCTGTCAGGAGGGCCACTGGTGGAAAAGTATAGAGAAGGGTTGAAGCCTCTAGTCTGCGTTCAGTGGGTTGCCCCTGGACAGAAAATCTGCTGCAAGGACAGTGGACAGTTTAGCTTAAACCCAACAGCACAGTTATCAACAGCCTTCTGTAAGAAGTGAGAAGAGTTTTTGAATGACATCTGAAACTATGTCAGTCTATTATATAGGGAGGCCCTAGCCCCTCCTGACATGAGCGTCACTTAAAAAGCCTGTAAGAGCTAACGTAATGGCATTTCAGCTTCTGATGAGGTCACATAGAAGGCGTTCCCATAGTGAGAAACGAAATGAATACTATGAAAGAGAACTTATTATGTTCATTTAAAGTTTATGCCTACCTTTGTCGTTTTGTCCGTTGACAGAGAGAATACACGAAGAGGAGAAATGCCTGAGGACAGAGTGATCATTAACATTGTATTGACATAAAATATCTAAACGCTGCAGCCACTGATACTTACACCCAAAAATGCCAACCCTCCTTGGACTACAGCAGCCCATTCAAAGCTGAGATGTTGAACAATAATTCCTCCCACAATGGGGCCATAAAACGTCCttaaaaacaatcacaaaattagagccaaaatcaCGGCACTAAAAAGCTAAATGCCAGGAAAGAGATAAATTAGGGACTCACCCAGTGCACCACACTGCTTCATATAACCCGGACACCATTCCAAGTGTACTTAGCCCCTCTTCAAATCCTATTTCActatgaggaaaaacaaaattgtAGAATATTTGTTTCATCCAGCcatatttatgaaaaaaaaacacaaaaaacaaactgtagtTCATTAATGTTGAGCATTATGTGAAGCAACTCACTATGCACATGAAATGAGCTCAGGGAACGTGGGGATTACACTCATTGCCAGAGAAAACCCAATTAGACCAAGCATGACGACCAGCAACCACAGCTgactaaatgtaaaaaaaacaaaaggatacAGAAGTTTGGCTTTTTAAGGCAAAGGGATTAATTCAGTATATGACTTGTCGAAGCAACATATGTCCCACTCCCCTTGCAGTGGTGTAGATTTTAAATACCAGGGCTTAACCATCCAAAGTAACCGACCTATGTGTCAATGATAGGGAGACAGACATAATAGTGAAGTTGCCAAGAGCAGAGGCAGTGAAGATGAATGAATTTAAATAACTGGattcaaccatccaaagcaatgaACAATGAAGAAGAGAGTAGAGACAGGAGGGAGTGGTGGAAATGAGTTTTagggggtgatttgtgacagaaggagagcagCGAGAAGCACTGACCAATACTCAGAACAATGGCAAGTCCAAGGAACTCAGTGACAATCTAACAAGGAGAGTTGAAGATTTACACAAGGTGGGAAGGTCTCTTATTAAAATGTGTCACCACTTTGCCAGCGTCTAGAAGAAGACCCAAACTGTCACTTTTAGATGAGAGGAAATTGGTTAGGATATTCATGAACAGCCCAGGAACCACTAAGGCTCAAACATGCCATTAACTGGAAACTCCTGAAACACCAGCATCTGCGGTGAAACAAGTTTTAAATTACCTAGAAAGAAGCTCGTGCTCCAAAATCAACACCTTCAAAATATTGGTCAAATATGCAACTTGAAATATGCCTaaagcttgttgatggctaccaaaagtGTCTGGTCGAGGTCACAGTTACTTTGGGACATTTAACCAATATTAAACTTAAACCTGGAAATTGAGACCATAAAGTAATTAGCACAATATTTAGTGTTATATAATAACATTTAAAGTAGAGTTAATTCCTCACAAATTTTTGTACAACGGGCTTTCGTTTTTGCTACCACAGGAGTTGCTcttgaaatttccccttgtgggactaataaaggtatcttATCTTTATCTTAAATTATCTTTATCTAGCCGTGAAAAATAATGCAGGCAGGTTTAAGACACTTCCAAAACGGCAATGTCATATTTTTATTCACAGTGTGACTGTTACCTGGCAGGTGCAATTATTTCCTGGAATTAGACATTGTAAAAATGACGTTAGTAAAGTCTACTCCAATCTCTCCTCTGACATGACTCTTGGCTCAGAGGGGGATACACATATTTCTTAAAATGTCCATCATTTTTAATTACAGAAGTGTTAATTTTACCTGAATCCCACACTAACCTCTGGATGTGAAGGAAAGGGGCGGGACCAAGCAGACAGAAGCCAATTGTAGCAGCAATGCCACCTGTCACCAAGAAAGCGACCCTAGTAGCCTGGTGCACAAGAtcaaaatttttttaaaaagaaaagaaaaaagataattaTACACATTTAGCCATTTTGATTGCTTGGATACATACAGGATATTTATCTGTGAAATACCCCATCAGCGGTGATGCCAGAATATACACTAAAGGCAAACCAAGCATTATTAGTCCCACGTAGCCATTTGAGAGACCAAACTAAGGATGATGGATAGGGAAAAAACGTTGATCAAGGAATGTACAAAAACTCTAGGAAACGTAAGCCGACTTTATCATAAAGGATATCATTACCCTGTTAATAGCAAACAGTGACAAAGTGGCGTCCAAAAAGCCCACACCTG
Above is a window of Oreochromis niloticus isolate F11D_XX linkage group LG19, O_niloticus_UMD_NMBU, whole genome shotgun sequence DNA encoding:
- the ahi1 gene encoding jouberin isoform X1; the encoded protein is MPAGESEDRAKTRERFNEVFKKYTESEKKTLKKKSTETPETIVLQNLKKNLNLEKDTEDNETILQNTYDPEEGSPRYTKNKRREREISEKVNFNNNRNQEEIKTSKSKRKSKRDLPSPPTPEDIRSHIQEDANASRPEIPLDPDDSVGGKAPKQKNKKGKSKGDTEAKEASQVEDTEDNLLHEYQQKIVKEEQRTSRRTRVKGEDESAVSQSVTLSNDVGKKKKKKMKSVVTDSDPGDQDEDTDLDAEVENETESKGKKKKKKKKHVVKEQSEAESEAPQKPVFDDNLVLGVYIHRTDRLKTDLMISHPMVKIHVVDEATGQYVKKEDCHRPVSSFYEQENVDHVLPIMTQPYDFKKNKSVIPEWQEQIIFNERFGYFVQQHDEGPKVILFFEILDFVTMEEARANIDVDKHDRGFRKIAWAFLKLVGTNGVLNIDSKLRLQLFCPPHRAKSQPKTVEVVEWWRKYPRTKYASTLYVTVKGIKLPEHVDPSIRSMMALQEERGSTSYSELQNEITKRSLTQPLDSKPPILRWSRLPGQICRIPNKPMLAFRGGQMGCFTVLFSHAGTILAAACADKDAFPVVVYEIPSGKVLAAFNGHLKIVYDLCWSRDDRSLLSASSDGTVREWNVERLQVTAQKVLPHPSFVYSARYHPTAQNLVVTGGYDCLIRVWRVDVGDVNGQLLQEFEGHSSFINTVCFDSEGRRMFSGDNMGLIIVWKTSVNDSRQRQQPCRHWCIERKIDESDLSGIPINMLQLHPNGRCLLIHAKDSVLRMMDLRILAVKKYTGAINYRERIYSTFTPCGNFIFSGSEDGMAYVWNTDTGDQVAVYSELCYPTALHGVSFHPYENMVAFSAFGQSQPVHVYLYDRKVSQMEVRSIKAASRSASEDIKSVINTPDPLALQDTSISAAMDQFAQATRLALKMQCVKEQLDSVLEPRQRSSASGFIYEQDKLSSTHTGRSFTSDVGTTGLNASLPPPSLLSPHSRLKLTGALAEQLIPQASLSTQPRGFSPVGHLLKGASSFRLQTTLFDHVSSGIHVETDCAPVQQVVVSLYDYKANRSDELTIRRGDVIQVLYKDNENWWFGRLENGQQGYFLASYVADQRDYNEELTHMALSKEPDERSTPTRVSAAISSSGELRFLSEPTLSDTEPEMAVTRSRRKKKVKKPRVPAASSQATFSDADASASTSSTRRIGRSAGRPLPKRPTDHTNGAFEPDP
- the ahi1 gene encoding jouberin isoform X2, translating into MPAGESEDRAKTRERFNEVFKKYTESEKKTLKKKSTETPETIVLQNLKKNLNLEKDTEDNETILQNTYDPEEGSPRYTKNKRREREISEKVNFNNNRNQEEIKTSKSKRKSKRDLPSPPTPEDIRSHIQEDANASRPEIPLDPDDSVGGKAPKQKNKKGKSKGDTEAKEASQVEDTEDNLLHEYQQKIVKEEQRTSRRTRVKGEDESAVSQSVTLSNDVGKKKKKKMKSVVTDSDPGDQDEDTDLDAEVENETESKGKKKKKKKKHVVKEQSEAESEAPQKPVFDDNLVLGVYIHRTDRLKTDLMISHPMVKIHVVDEATGQYVKKEDCHRPVSSFYEQENVDHVLPIMTQPYDFKKNKSVIPEWQEQIIFNERFGYFVQQHDEGPKVILFFEILDFVTMEEARANIDVDKHDRGFRKIAWAFLKLVGTNGVLNIDSKLRLQLFCPPHRAKSQPKTVEVVEWWRKYPRTKYASTLYVTVKGIKLPEHVDPSIRSMMALQEERGSTSYSELQNEITKRSLTQPLDSKPPILRWSRLPGQICRIPNKPMLAFRGGQMGCFTVLFSHAGTILAAACADKDAFPVVVYEIPSGKVLAAFNGHLKIVYDLCWSRDDRSLLSASSDGTVREWNVERLQVTAQKVLPHPSFVYSARYHPTAQNLVVTGGYDCLIRVWRVDVGDVNGQLLQEFEGHSSFINTVCFDSEGRRMFSGDNMGLIIVWKTSVNDSRQRQQPCRHWCIERKIDESDLSGIPINMLQLHPNGRCLLIHAKDSVLRMMDLRILAVKKYTGAINYRERIYSTFTPCGNFIFSGSEDGMAYVWNTDTGDQVAVYSELCYPTALHGVSFHPYENMVAFSAFGQSQPVHVYLYDRKVSQMEVRSIKAASRSASEDIKSVINTPDPLALQDTSISAAMDQFAQATRLALKMQCVKEQLDSVLEPRQRSSASGFIYEQDKLSSTHTGRSFTSDVGTTGLNASLPPPSLPSPHSRLQLTGALAEQLIPQASLSTQPRGFSPVGHLLKGASSFRLQTVRFCNVSN